The following are from one region of the Muntiacus reevesi chromosome 3, mMunRee1.1, whole genome shotgun sequence genome:
- the SFN gene encoding 14-3-3 protein sigma: MERASLIQKAKLAEQAERYEDMAAFMKSAVEKGEELSCEERNLLSVAYKNVVGGQRAAWRVLSSIEQKSNEESSEEKGPEVQEYREKVETELRGVCDTVLGLLDTHLIKEAGDAESRVFYLKMKGDYYRYLAEVATGDDKKRIIDSARSAYQEAMDISKKEMPPTNPIRLGLALNFSVFHYEIANSPEEAISLAKTTFDEAMADLHTLSEDSYKDSTLIMQLLRDNLTLWTADNAGEEGGEAPEEPQS, translated from the coding sequence ATGGAGAGAGCCAGTCTGATCCAGAAGGCCAAGTTGGCCGAGCAGGCCGAACGCTATGAAGACATGGCAGCTTTTATGAAGAGCGCCGTGGAAAAGGGTGAGGAGCTATCCTGCGAAGAGCGCAACCTGCTCTCAGTGGCCTACAAGAACGTGGTGGGTGGCCAGCGGGCGGCGTGGAGGGTCCTGTCCAGTATCGAGCAAAAGAGCAATGAAGAAAGCTCGGAAGAGAAGGGCCCGGAGGTGCAAGAGTACCGGGAGAAGGTGGAGACGGAGCTCCGGGGCGTGTGCGACACGGTACTGGGCTTGCTGGACACCCACCTCATCAAGGAGGCCGGTGATGCCGAAAGTCGGGTCTTCTACCTGAAAATGAAGGGCGACTACTACCGCTACCTGGCCGAAGTGGCCACTGGCGACGACAAGAAGCGCATCATCGACTCAGCCCGGTCGGCCTACCAGGAGGCCATGGACATCAGCAAGAAGGAGATGCCGCCCACCAACCCCATCCGCCTGGGCCTGGCCCTGAACTTTTCCGTCTTCCACTATGAGATCGCCAACAGCCCCGAGGAGGCCATCTCACTGGCCAAGACCACCTTCGACGAGGCCATGGCCGACCTGCACACCCTCAGCGAGGACTCCTACAAAGACAGCACTCTCATCATGCAGCTGTTGCGAGACAACCTGACGCTGTGGACGGCCGACAACGCCGGGGAAGAAGGGGGCGAGGCTCCCGAGGAGCCCCAGAGCTGA